ATGCCGAGGATATCGAAGAGGATCCAGCGCCCCGCCGCCAGGCCGAGAATGTCCTGCCAGCCATGCTGGCCGGCCGGCGCCTGGATATGCCCGGAGTGCCACCACAACAGCAGGCCGAACAGGGTGATGCCGAACGAGCCGAACGGCACCAGGCCGATCTCCACCTTGTGCCCCGAGAGCCGCTCGCAGAGCAGCGAGCCCAGGGCGATGCCCACCGAGAACACGGTGAGGATCAGGGTGACCACGCTTTCGTCACCGTGCAGCAGGTTCTGCGCGTAGGTGGGAATCTGCGCCAGGTAGATGGCGCCGACGAACCAGAACCACGAGTTGCCGACGATGGAGCGCGACACCGCGGGAGTCTGGGTCAGGCCCATGCGCAGGGTCGCCCAGGATTGCTTGAAGATGTTCCAGTCCAGGCGCAGGTCCGGGGTCGCGGCCGGCGCAGCGGGAATGAAGCGGCTGACGATGGCGCCCAGGCTGGCGACCAGCAGGATGCCGGCGGCGGCGAACCAGGCGTAGCGGTCGAAGGACAGGATGATCCCGGCGCCGATGGTGCCGGCCAATATCGCCAGGAAGGTGCCCATTTCCACCAGGCCGTTGCCACCTACCAGCTCGTCGGGGCGCAAGTGCTGGGGCAGGATCGAATACTTCACCGGGCCGAACAGCGCCGAGTGTGCGCCCATGGCGAACAGGGTCAGCAGCAGCATGGCCAGATTGCCGAACACGAAGCCTGCCGCACCGACCGCCATGATGCCGATCTCGGCCAGCTTGATCAGGCGGATCAAGGCGTCCTTGGGGTACTTTTCCCCAACCTGGCCGGCCAGCGCCGAGAACAGGAAGAACGGCAAAATGAACAGCAAGGCGCAGAGATTGACGTAGAACGACGAGTCACCCTGGATGCCCAGCTTGTAGATGATCGCCAGGATCACCGCCTGCTTGAACAGGTTGTCGTTGAAGGCCCCGAGGGACTGGGTAACGAAGAACGGCAAAAAGCGCCGCCGGCGGAGAAGGTCGAACTGTGACTGCTGGCTCATCATCCGGGTCCTGAATGGCTATGACTGATTGAAGATCGAACCTCAATCCGCGACACATTGAAGACGTTCGAGGGATGGATGTCGATAGGCCAGTCCGGCGAAGTGTCATGCCATCCGGCAAGCCCACCGCGCTCGACCATGGTCGACAAAGACGAAAGCGCCGCGCCATGCCAGACTGCGATCATTTACCGGTCGTGGATTCCAGCATGTCGTTGTCCAGCGGGCTGATCGCTCTCGTCGCCCTTTCCTATATGGCCATCATGTTTGCCATCGCCTTCTACGGCGACCGCTACAGCAACGCGCTGCGCCCGGCGCAACGCGCCTGGGTGTACAGCCTGTCGCTGGCGGTGTACTGCACCAGCTGGACCTTCTTCGGCGCGGTGGGCCAGGCTGCCGAGCAGCTGTGGTCGTTCCTGCCCATCTACCTGGGGCCCATCGTGCTGATGCTGCTGGCGCCCTGGGTGCTGCAGAAGATGGTGCTGATCAGCAAGCAGGAGAACATCACCTCCATTGCCGACTTCATCGCCGCGCGCTACGGCAAGTCGCAGTCCCTGGCGGTGATGGTCGCGATCATCTGCCTGGTCGGCATGCTGCCGTACATCGCCCTGCAGCTCAAAGGCATCGTGCTGGGCGTCAACATTCTCATCGGCGCCGGGCCGGACTCCACCGGCACCCGCGCCCAGGACACCGCGCTGGTGGTGTCGCTGATCCTGGCGCTGTTCACCATCGTGTTCGGCGCACGCAACCTCGACGTCACCGAACACCACCGCGGCATGGTCCTGGCCATCGCCTTCGAAGCGGTGATCAAGCTGCTGGCCTTCATGGCAGTGGGTGTCTTCGTCACCTACCAGCTCTACGACGGTTTCGGTGACCTGCTCGACCAGGCGCGCCAGGCACCACAACTGCAGCAGTACTGGCAGGAAACCGTCGACTGGCCGGCCATGATCGTGCAGACCGGCGTCGCAATGATGGCCATCGTCTGCCTGCCCCGGCAGTTCCATGTCACGGTGGTGGAGAACATCGAGCCGCGTGACCTCAACCTGGCCAAGTGGGTGTTCCCCGCCTACCTGGCGCTGGCGGCGCTGTTCGTGGTGCCCATCGCCCTGGCCGGGCAACTGATGCTACCCGCCTCGGTACTGCCCGACTCCTTCGTCATCAGCCTGCCGCTGGGCCACGCCCACCCGGCCCTGGCGCTGCTGGCCTTCATCGGCGGCGCCTCGGCGGCCACCGGCATGGTGATCGTCGCCAGCGTAGCGTTGTCGACCATGGTCTCCAACGACATGCTGCTGCCCTGGCTGCTGCGCCGCAAGAACACCGAACGGCCCTTCGAAGCCTTCCGCCACTGGATGCTCACCGTGCGCCGAGTGAGCATCGTGGTGATCCTGCTGCTGGCCTACGTCAGCTACCGGATGCTCGGTTCCAACGCCAGCCTGGCGACCATCGGGCAGATCGCCTTCGCCGCCATCACCCAACTGGCACCGGCGATGTTCGGCGCCCTGTACTGGAAGCAGGCCAACCGCCGTGGCGTGTTCGCCGGCCTGGCTGCGGGCATCTTCCTGTGGTTCTACACCCTGGTGCTGCCCGTGGCTGCGCATGGCATGGGCTGGGCGCTGGAAAGCTTCCCGCTGCTGGCCTGGCTGAACGGCAACCCCTTCGACCTGCCGATCAGCACCCTGACCCAGGGCGTGGTTCTGTCGCTGGCCGGCAACTGCACGCTGTTCGCCTGGGTGTCGATCCTCTCGCGCACCCGGGTCACCGAGCACTGGCAGGCCGGGCGCTTCATCGGCCAGCAGACCAACGTGCGCGCCAGTGGCCGGTCGCTGCTGGCGGTACAGGTCGAAGACCTGCTCAACCTGTCGTCGCGCTTCGTCGGTGACGACCGCGCCAGCAAGAGCTTCATCCGCTTCGCTTACAGCCAGGGCCAGGACTTCAACCCGGGGCAGAACGCCAACAGCGAATGGATCGGCCATACCGAGCGCCTGCTGGCCGGTGTACTGGGCACCTCCTCGGCGCGAGCGGTGGTCAAGGCGGCCATCGAAGGCCGCGAAATGCAGCTCGAAGACGTGGTGCGCATCGCCGACGAAGCCTCCGAGGTGCTGGAGTTCAACCGCGCCCTGCTGCAAGGCGCCATCGAGAACATCAGCCAGGGCATCAGCGTGGTCGACCAGTCCTTGCGTCTGGTGGCCTGGAACCGCCGCTATCTGGAGCTGTTCGACTACCCCGAGGGGTTGATCAGCGTCGGCCGGCCCATTGCCGACATCATCCGCTTCAACGCCGAACGCGGCCTGTGCGGCCCGGGCGAAGCCGAAGTGCATGTGGCGCGGCGCCTGCACTGGATGCGCCAGGGCCGCGCGCACACGTCCGAGCGACTGTTCCCCAACGGCCAGGTCATCGAACTGATCGGCAACCCCATGCCCGGCGGCGGTTTCGTCATGAGTTTCACCGATATCACCGCGTTCCGTGAGGCCGAACAGGTGCTCAAGGACGTCAACGAACGCCTGGAACAGCGTGTGGCCGAACGTACCCACGAGTTGTCCAAGCTCAACCAGGCACTCAGTGAAGCCAAGGCCCACGCCGAGGCGGCCAACGAATCCAAGACCCGCTTCCTGGCGGCGGTCAGCCACGACCTGATGCAGCCGCTCAACGCCGCCCGACTGTTCTCTGCGGCACTGTCGGCGCAGCCGGACGGGGTATCCAGCGATGCGCAGCAACTGATCCAGCACCTCGACAGCTCGCTGCGTTCAGCCGAAGACCTGATCAGCGACCTGCTGGACATCTCGCGCCTGGAAAACGGCAAGATCACGCCGGACCACCAGGCCTTTGCGGTGGACAACCTGTTCGACACCCTGGGCGCGGAATTCACCGCCCTGGCCCGCGACCAGGGCATCAAGTTCCGCGTGCGCGGCAGCGCCGTGCGCATCGACAGCGACATCAAGCTGCTGCGCCGGGTGCTGCAGAACTTCCTCACCAATGCCTTCCGCTACGCCAAGGGGCCGGTACTGCTGGGCGTCAGGCGTCGGGGCAGCCATCTGAGCCTGGAGGTCTGGGACCGCGGTCCCGGCATCCCCGAAGACAAGCAGCGGGTGATCTTCGAAGAATTCAAGCGCCTGGACAGCCACCAGACCCGCGCCGAGAAAGGCCTGGGCCTGGGTCTGGCGATCGCCGACGGCCTGTGCCGGGTACTCGACCACCGCCTGCGAGTGCGCTCCTGGCCTGGGCGCGGAAGCGTGTTCAGCGTGCAAGTACCGCTGGCGCGCCATGTGCCAGCTCCTGCTGCGCCGCCAAGCGAGGCCGAGCGCCAACCGCTCAACGGCACCCAGGTGCTGTGCGTGGACAACGAAGACAGCATCCTGATCGGCATGAACAGCCTGCTCAGCCGCTGGGGCTGCCAGGTGTGGACGGCGCGCAACCGTGAGCAATGCCAGGCGCTGCTCGACCAGGGCATCCGCCCGCAACTGGCCTTGGTGGACTATCACCTGGACGACGGCGAGACCGGCACCGAGCTGATGGCCTGGCTGCGCACGCGCCTGGGCGAACCGGTACCGGGTGTGCTGATCAGCGCCGACGGTCGCCAGGAACTGGTCGCCCAGGTGCATGCCGCCGGCCTGGACTACCTGCCCAAACCGGTCAAGCCGGCAGCGCTGCGCGCGCTGCTGAGCCGTCACGTCAGCCTGGCCTGACCGCGCCGGTAGGGAAACACGTCGAGCACCTGGCCGGCGCGGATATCGGCCTGCACGCCCTGCCACCAGGCGGCGTCGAACAGCTCGCCATGCATGCTGGCAAACAGCCTGCGCAGGGCCGGGCCGGGGAACAGGAAGGTCGGGAATTCTTCGGGAAACACATCGTGCGCCGCCACCGCGTACCAGGGTTCGGCGGCCCATTCGTCCTCGGGGGTGCGCGGCGGTGGAATGCGCCGGAAGTTGACCTCGGTCAGCAGGCAGATCTCGTCGTAGTCGTAGAACACCACCCGGCCATGACGGGTCACGCCGAAGTTCTTGGTCAGCATGTCGCCCGGAAAGATGTTCGCCGCCGCCAGTTGCCGGATTGCCAGCCCATAGTCGTCCAGCACCTCGCGCTGCTGAGTGGCGCTGGCCTGCTCCAGGTACAGGTTCAGAGGCGTCATGCGTCGCTCGGTCCAGCAGTGGCGGATGCGCACCGTTTCGCCGCCTTCCACGCTGACCGTGGCCGGCGCCGCCTGCAGCAACGCAGTGAGGCACGCCGGTTCGAAACAGGTCAGCGGAAAGCGGAAGTCGGCGAACGCCTGGGTATCGGCCAGGCGCCCCACCCGGTCGATGTTCTTCACCAGGTGGTAGCGGTCGATCACCGTGGCGCGGTTCACCTGCTTGGCCGGCGCGAAGCGGTCGCGGATGATCTTGAACACGGTATTGAAGCCCGGCAGGGTGAACACGCTCATGACCATTCCCGGCACCCCGGCCGCCAGTACGAAACGGTCGTTGCGGCCATTCAGATGGCCGATCAGCGCGCGGTAGAACTCCGACTTGCCCTGGCGATAGAAACCGATCGAGCTGTACAGCTCGGCCAGCTGCTTGCCCGGCAGGATGCACTGCAGAAAGGCGACGAACTGCCGGGGCACCTGGACCTCGACCATGAAATAGGAACGGGTGAAGGAAAAGATGATCGACACCTCGGCCTCGTCGAGGATCAGCGCGTCGATGACGATGCCCTGGCCGTCCGGGTTCAGCAGCGCAATCGCCAGTGGCCATTGCTCATCGCCGCTGAGCAGCCGACCGACCAGGTAGGCGCCCTTGTTGCGGTAGAACACACAACCGAACAGCTCGACGCGCAAGGCCGGGTCGCACAACACCCAGCTCGGCAGGTGATGCTGCAAGGTCGCCAGCAGGCGCTGCAGGTCGGCTTCCAGGTGGGCGTAGGGCACCGCGAAGCGATAGTCGGCGAACAACCGCCCCAGCCAGCCGTGCCAGTCGGCGTTTGGCCGATAGCGACGCACCTGGGCCAGGCGTCCGGTGCGACGCAGTGGCGGTCGGGTGCTGTGGATGAACATGCAGCCATCGCTGATCAGCTCGTGGCTGAACAGCCCGCAGAACACCGAGTTGAACCAGGTTTCCGCCAGCTCGGCGTCACGCCGCCGGACGATCAGGCTGATGAACAGGGTCTTGACCAGCGGCCAGGCGCTGATTCCAGGCCAGCCTGGGCCAGCGAAGCGCTCGTGCAGCCGCGCCAGGGTGGCGTTGACCTTGAGTTCGTAGAGTTCGATGCGCTGCGCAGAAGCGTGCTGGATGGCCTGCCAGCGCGCCTGCTCGAAGCGCGCGCGGGCACCGTCGGTGAGACGCTTGAAGTGCCGACGGTAGTCGTCGAAGCCGGCCAGGATCAGCCGGGCGATGGCCAGAGCAACGGGTTGGGGCGACATGCGCGGCCCTCATGAGCGCCCAGTCAAGTCACCCCGATACTTCATGGCCGACGCGATCAGCCGAACAGCCAGTAGCCCAGCAGGGTCAATACGGCGATGGCCAGCACCGGACGCAGGATGCGGTAGGCCTTGGGGTTGCTGCGCTTGAACTGCTTGACCTTACCGCTGATGACATTGCTGAAGCGCTTGCTGAAAGCATAGGCGCGGTTGATGCCGCCGACGCGCTCGTCGTCGAGATTCTGCGGTGCGGTGGCACGCCCCAGGAAGGCGCTGACGCTGCGGTTGATGCGGGTCATGAGCCGGCTGGTCAGCGGACGCTCGACATCACAGAACAGAATCACCCGGGTCACGCTGGTCTCGTTCTTCACCCAGTGCACGTAGGTTTCGTCGAACATCACATCCTCGCCATCGCGCCAGGCGTACTCCTGGCCGTCGACGAAGATCCGGCAGGCGTCGGAGTTGGGCGTGGACAGCCCCAGGTGATAACGCAGCGAACCGGCGAACGGATCGCGGTGCGGGTTGAGGTGGCTGTCGCCGGGCAGCAGGGCGAACATCGCGCCCTTGACGTTGGGGATGCTGTTGACCAGCGCCACGGTTTGCGGGCAGAGCGTCTCGGCCGACGGCAGGGCCTTGTCGTACCACTTCAGGTAGAAGCGCTTCCAGCCCTTCTTGAAGAACGAGCCGAAGCCGGCGTCGTTGTCCTTGGCCGCCGCACGGATATAGCCCTCGTCGAACAGGCGCATGGCTTCTTCGCGGATGGTCTGCCAGTTGTTCTTCAGCACATCCAGCTCGGGAAACTCATTGCGGTCCAGGTACGGCTTGGAAGGCACGCGGGAAAACAGGTACATCAGGCTGTTGTAAGGAGCGAACAACGCCGAATGGTTGACGAACTGGCGCAACAGCGGCAAGCGCGCCCGACCGCGCAGATGCACGTAGAGGGTGCTGGCCACGAACAACAGCAGGATCGACGCCTTGGCAGCGAACGATAAGGTCATGGAACTCTCCTTAAAAACCGCCGGGCGGCCCATGCAGGCCGCCCTTCGATTCGGATCATGAAGCCGGCCGGGCCGGCTATGGGTGCTCGGGTGCCCGAGGCGCTCCCGTCAGCCGGCCATAGTAACGCCTTGGCCGCCCGGCCAGAAGCCGGTGGCAGGCGAATCGCCAGCGCACGGGACAGGCGGCCGTGGCTGACGGCCCCACGGCACTTACTGCTGCAGCTCCTGCTCGGTGAACAGGTCGCTGAACAACATGCTCGACAGGTAGCGCTCGCCGGAGTCCGGCAGGATCACCACCAGGGTCTTGCCTTGCATTTCAGGTTTTTCCGCCAGGCGCACCGCAGCCGCCATCGCCGCGCCGCAGGAAATGCCGCAGAGGATGCCCTCTTCCTGCATCAGGCGCAGCGCCATGTCCTTGGCCTGCTCTTCGCTGACCGCCTCGACACGGTCTACCAGCGACAGGTCGAGGTTCTTCGGAATGAACCCGGCACCGATGCCCTGGATCTTGTGCGGTGCCGGCTTGATCTCTTCACCGGCCAGGGCCTGGGCGATGATTGGCGAAGTCACCGGCTCGACCGCCACGCTGAGGATCGGCTTGCCAGCGGTGTGCTTGATGTACCGCGACACGCCGGTCAGGGTGCCGCCAGTGCCGACGCCGGCCACCAGCACATCGATGGCGCCATCGGTGTCCTGCCAGATTTCCGGGCCGGTGGTCTTTTCATGGATGGCCGGGTTGGCCGGGTTGTCGAACTGTGCCGGCATGAAGTACTGCTCGGGGTTGCCGGCCACCAGTTCCTCGGCCTTGGCGATGGCGCCTTTCATGCCCTTGGCCGGTTCGGTGAGCACCAGCTCGGCGCCCAGCGCCTTGAGTACCTTGCGTCGCTCCAGGCTCATCGACGCTGGCATGGTCAGCATCAGCTTGTAGCCACGTGCAGCGGCAACGAAGGCCAGGCCGATACCGGTATTGCCGGAGGTCGGCTCGACGATGGTCATGCCCGGCTTGAGGCGGCCGCTGCTTTCGGCGTCCCAGATCATGTTGGCGCCGATGCGACACTTGACCGAATAACCGGGGTTGCGCCCTTCGATCTTGGCCAGGATGGTCACGCCGCGCGGGGCTATCCGGTTGATCTGCACCAGCGGCGTATTGCCGATGGAGTGGGCGTTATCTGCGTAGATCCGGCTCATGGCGGTGTCCTTGTTGCAAAGGCGGGTAAGAAAGACCCAACAGCCTATTCCCGTCACTGTTGCGCGTCCAGTCGATGCAACCGATAGCCCCTCTCATCGGTCAATCGTTCACTGCATCCTGAGGCTTTCGAGATGAAACGTCGCTACCGCTGGCCCTTGTGGACCCTCGCCGGTGTGGCCGCCCTGCTGCTGGCCCTGCATCTGGCACTGCCCTACCTGGTGCGTGACTACCTGAACGGCAAGCTGGCCGACATGGGCGATTACCGTGGGCAGATCGCCGAGGTGGACCTGGCTTGGTGGCGCGGCGCCTACCGGATCAAGGCCCTGGAGATCGTCAAGGTCGACGGCAAGGTGCCCGTGCCCTTCCTCCAGGCGCCTTTGATCGACCTCTCGGTCAGCTGGCACTCGCTGTGGTACGACCGCGCCGTGGTGGGCGAAGTGACCTTCAGCCAGCCGCAGCTGAACTTCGTCGACGGTGGCCAGGATCGCAGCGCCTCGCAGACCGGCCAGGGCACTGACTGGCGCGCACAGCTGGACAAGCTGCTGCCCTTTACCCTCAACGAACTGCGTATCGACGACGGCACCATTACCTTCAACAACTTCAACACTTCGCCCAAAGTGCGCATCAAGGCCGACCGGGTCAACGCCAGCCTGTACAACCTGACCAACGTGGTAGATGTCGAAGGCCCACGTGATGCGCGTTTCGAGGGCAATGCGCGGCTGCTGGACAGCGCGCGCCTGGAAACCAACGCCACCTTCGACCCGATGAACAATTTCCAGGACTTCGACTTCCGCCTGCGCGCCACCGGTATCGAACTCAAACGCATGAACGACTTCGCCTCGGCCTATGGCAACTTCGACTTCAATGCCGGGCATGGCGACCTGGTCATCGAAGCCCAGGCCGTGGACGGGCGCCTGAACGGCTATATCAAGCCACTGCTGCGCGATGTCGAGGTGTTCAACTGGAAGCAGGATGTCGAAAACCAGAACAAGGGCTTCTTCCGCTCGGTCTGGGAAGCGCTGGTGGGCGCCAGCGAAACGGTGCTGAAGAACCAGCAGAAGAACCAGTTCGCCACCCGTGTGGAACTCAGTGGCAGCGTCAAGC
The Pseudomonas sp. DTU_2021_1001937_2_SI_NGA_ILE_001 DNA segment above includes these coding regions:
- a CDS encoding DUF748 domain-containing protein; this translates as MKRRYRWPLWTLAGVAALLLALHLALPYLVRDYLNGKLADMGDYRGQIAEVDLAWWRGAYRIKALEIVKVDGKVPVPFLQAPLIDLSVSWHSLWYDRAVVGEVTFSQPQLNFVDGGQDRSASQTGQGTDWRAQLDKLLPFTLNELRIDDGTITFNNFNTSPKVRIKADRVNASLYNLTNVVDVEGPRDARFEGNARLLDSARLETNATFDPMNNFQDFDFRLRATGIELKRMNDFASAYGNFDFNAGHGDLVIEAQAVDGRLNGYIKPLLRDVEVFNWKQDVENQNKGFFRSVWEALVGASETVLKNQQKNQFATRVELSGSVKQQNISGLQAFWGILRNGFIQAFNARYEGTE
- a CDS encoding aspartyl/asparaginyl beta-hydroxylase domain-containing protein, whose product is MTLSFAAKASILLLFVASTLYVHLRGRARLPLLRQFVNHSALFAPYNSLMYLFSRVPSKPYLDRNEFPELDVLKNNWQTIREEAMRLFDEGYIRAAAKDNDAGFGSFFKKGWKRFYLKWYDKALPSAETLCPQTVALVNSIPNVKGAMFALLPGDSHLNPHRDPFAGSLRYHLGLSTPNSDACRIFVDGQEYAWRDGEDVMFDETYVHWVKNETSVTRVILFCDVERPLTSRLMTRINRSVSAFLGRATAPQNLDDERVGGINRAYAFSKRFSNVISGKVKQFKRSNPKAYRILRPVLAIAVLTLLGYWLFG
- the cysK gene encoding cysteine synthase A, with the translated sequence MSRIYADNAHSIGNTPLVQINRIAPRGVTILAKIEGRNPGYSVKCRIGANMIWDAESSGRLKPGMTIVEPTSGNTGIGLAFVAAARGYKLMLTMPASMSLERRKVLKALGAELVLTEPAKGMKGAIAKAEELVAGNPEQYFMPAQFDNPANPAIHEKTTGPEIWQDTDGAIDVLVAGVGTGGTLTGVSRYIKHTAGKPILSVAVEPVTSPIIAQALAGEEIKPAPHKIQGIGAGFIPKNLDLSLVDRVEAVSEEQAKDMALRLMQEEGILCGISCGAAMAAAVRLAEKPEMQGKTLVVILPDSGERYLSSMLFSDLFTEQELQQ
- the aceK gene encoding bifunctional isocitrate dehydrogenase kinase/phosphatase, which gives rise to MSPQPVALAIARLILAGFDDYRRHFKRLTDGARARFEQARWQAIQHASAQRIELYELKVNATLARLHERFAGPGWPGISAWPLVKTLFISLIVRRRDAELAETWFNSVFCGLFSHELISDGCMFIHSTRPPLRRTGRLAQVRRYRPNADWHGWLGRLFADYRFAVPYAHLEADLQRLLATLQHHLPSWVLCDPALRVELFGCVFYRNKGAYLVGRLLSGDEQWPLAIALLNPDGQGIVIDALILDEAEVSIIFSFTRSYFMVEVQVPRQFVAFLQCILPGKQLAELYSSIGFYRQGKSEFYRALIGHLNGRNDRFVLAAGVPGMVMSVFTLPGFNTVFKIIRDRFAPAKQVNRATVIDRYHLVKNIDRVGRLADTQAFADFRFPLTCFEPACLTALLQAAPATVSVEGGETVRIRHCWTERRMTPLNLYLEQASATQQREVLDDYGLAIRQLAAANIFPGDMLTKNFGVTRHGRVVFYDYDEICLLTEVNFRRIPPPRTPEDEWAAEPWYAVAAHDVFPEEFPTFLFPGPALRRLFASMHGELFDAAWWQGVQADIRAGQVLDVFPYRRGQARLT
- a CDS encoding MFS transporter, with amino-acid sequence MSQQSQFDLLRRRRFLPFFVTQSLGAFNDNLFKQAVILAIIYKLGIQGDSSFYVNLCALLFILPFFLFSALAGQVGEKYPKDALIRLIKLAEIGIMAVGAAGFVFGNLAMLLLTLFAMGAHSALFGPVKYSILPQHLRPDELVGGNGLVEMGTFLAILAGTIGAGIILSFDRYAWFAAAGILLVASLGAIVSRFIPAAPAATPDLRLDWNIFKQSWATLRMGLTQTPAVSRSIVGNSWFWFVGAIYLAQIPTYAQNLLHGDESVVTLILTVFSVGIALGSLLCERLSGHKVEIGLVPFGSFGITLFGLLLWWHSGHIQAPAGQHGWQDILGLAAGRWILFDILGIGLFGGFYIVPLYALIQSRTEEKQRSRVIAANNILNALFMVVAALVSMLLLSVMGLSIPELFLVVSLLNVAVNVYIFRIVPEFTMRFMIWLLSHSMYRVEHRDLDKVPEEGAALLVCNHVSFVDALLIAGAVRRPIRFVMYYKIYQLPVLNFVFRTAGAIPIAGRNEDLQIYEQSFQRIARYLADGELVCIFPEGKLTTDGEISGFKSGMSRIIEETPVPVIPMALQGLWGSFFSRDPNKGLFRRFWSRVVLVAGAPIAADVAKPVDVREEVKQLRGDKR
- a CDS encoding NahK/ErcS family hybrid sensor histidine kinase/response regulator; translation: MSLSSGLIALVALSYMAIMFAIAFYGDRYSNALRPAQRAWVYSLSLAVYCTSWTFFGAVGQAAEQLWSFLPIYLGPIVLMLLAPWVLQKMVLISKQENITSIADFIAARYGKSQSLAVMVAIICLVGMLPYIALQLKGIVLGVNILIGAGPDSTGTRAQDTALVVSLILALFTIVFGARNLDVTEHHRGMVLAIAFEAVIKLLAFMAVGVFVTYQLYDGFGDLLDQARQAPQLQQYWQETVDWPAMIVQTGVAMMAIVCLPRQFHVTVVENIEPRDLNLAKWVFPAYLALAALFVVPIALAGQLMLPASVLPDSFVISLPLGHAHPALALLAFIGGASAATGMVIVASVALSTMVSNDMLLPWLLRRKNTERPFEAFRHWMLTVRRVSIVVILLLAYVSYRMLGSNASLATIGQIAFAAITQLAPAMFGALYWKQANRRGVFAGLAAGIFLWFYTLVLPVAAHGMGWALESFPLLAWLNGNPFDLPISTLTQGVVLSLAGNCTLFAWVSILSRTRVTEHWQAGRFIGQQTNVRASGRSLLAVQVEDLLNLSSRFVGDDRASKSFIRFAYSQGQDFNPGQNANSEWIGHTERLLAGVLGTSSARAVVKAAIEGREMQLEDVVRIADEASEVLEFNRALLQGAIENISQGISVVDQSLRLVAWNRRYLELFDYPEGLISVGRPIADIIRFNAERGLCGPGEAEVHVARRLHWMRQGRAHTSERLFPNGQVIELIGNPMPGGGFVMSFTDITAFREAEQVLKDVNERLEQRVAERTHELSKLNQALSEAKAHAEAANESKTRFLAAVSHDLMQPLNAARLFSAALSAQPDGVSSDAQQLIQHLDSSLRSAEDLISDLLDISRLENGKITPDHQAFAVDNLFDTLGAEFTALARDQGIKFRVRGSAVRIDSDIKLLRRVLQNFLTNAFRYAKGPVLLGVRRRGSHLSLEVWDRGPGIPEDKQRVIFEEFKRLDSHQTRAEKGLGLGLAIADGLCRVLDHRLRVRSWPGRGSVFSVQVPLARHVPAPAAPPSEAERQPLNGTQVLCVDNEDSILIGMNSLLSRWGCQVWTARNREQCQALLDQGIRPQLALVDYHLDDGETGTELMAWLRTRLGEPVPGVLISADGRQELVAQVHAAGLDYLPKPVKPAALRALLSRHVSLA